In the genome of Gemmatimonadales bacterium, the window TCGGTGGAGCAGCGCAACGGGTGGATCCACGTGCGTCGCGCCGGCTGGGTGGCGAGCCGGGCCCTGGCGGGACTCGCGGCGGGCGCGTCGTTTGCGACCGCGGCGGCGGCGCCGGCGGACACGTCGGGCTCGCTCGACACGGTCGATGTCCGCAGCGCGGTCCTGCAGCGACCGGTGCGGCTCTACCACGCGCCGGACTCGCTGGCGGCCGGCCTGCTCGAGGCCGGCGTGCCCGTCCGCGTCACGGCGCGCGCGGGCGACTGGGTACGGGTGGAGGCGGCGGGGTGGGTGCGGGCGGGCGAGCTGCGGCAGGCCGGCGGGCAGACGGTGAGCAGCGTGACGGCGGCGGACCTGCGGTCCGCGCCGGAGGAGTGGCGCGGCCGGGTGATCCGGTGGACCATCCAGTTCATCGCGCTGCAGACCGCGGACGAGCTGCGCCCCGACTTCGCCCCGGGACAGCAGTACATCCTGGCGCGGGGCCCGGCGCCCGAATACGCCTTCGTGTACGTGGTGGTGCCGCCCGACAAGGTGGCCGAGATCGCGCGACTGCAGCCGCTGGACAGCGTCACGATCGTGGCGCGGGTCAAGAGCGGCCGGAGCACCTACCTCGCCAATCCGATCCTCGAGCTGGTGGACGTCGTCCCATGAACGAGTTCCTGAGGAAGCGCATCGAGCGCAAGCTGGAGACCCTGTCCGACGAGCGGGTCTACCAGGTGCTGGACTACATCGAGTTCCTCGAGTCGAA includes:
- a CDS encoding SH3 domain-containing protein, whose amino-acid sequence is MRAATAQQPATVRRDGTPFLGEPGGRPLGRLTAGVALVPQGSRGASVQVTVDGWIIGSAVASANRDGHGLALSRDEYLRTVPNGRLVARLVKGALVDSVEQRNGWIHVRRAGWVASRALAGLAAGASFATAAAAPADTSGSLDTVDVRSAVLQRPVRLYHAPDSLAAGLLEAGVPVRVTARAGDWVRVEAAGWVRAGELRQAGGQTVSSVTAADLRSAPEEWRGRVIRWTIQFIALQTADELRPDFAPGQQYILARGPAPEYAFVYVVVPPDKVAEIARLQPLDSVTIVARVKSGRSTYLANPILELVDVVP